CCGCCGGTGACTGCGGCGAGCGCGACCTCGCGACCCGCGAGCAGGGGAAACTCGTCGGCCAAGGCCGGCACCGGAAAAAGAATGAACGCCGCCGCGGCTGCCCCTGCCGCCCGACGTATCCATCCACTCCCAGCGCCTGGGTTATTGTTATGTCCCTTGATGGGACCCATCCCGGCAACCCCCGATTCCAGCCAAATGGCGCGAATCACTTTGGAATCAATAAGGTACCGGTATCGCCCGAGTCCGCATAGGGATTGTGGTTAAGAAAGTGTAAAAATCCTAAATCTGCTCACCGGGACCAGATTTGGTGGGCTGGGACCAAATTCGGCGGGTCGGTCCCGAGCGAATGGGCTTTCTTCTGCTACCGTGCAACGGCATTGCGATAGCTCAGGCGGAATAGAGCGCTGGTCTGAAGCCAGAGGTCTCCGGTTCGAGTCCTGTTCTGGTGCCTTAAGCTCCCGTCTTTCGGCTGAGGCTTTTGCTTGGCCCTCAAAAAGTCGGCGTGCCCATGCTGGCGCCGTCGAATTGAATAACGCGCGCAGCCGCCAGAACGTCCACAGCAAGCAGTCGGGCGTTGACACCCATACGGTCATAGTTGGGATCGGTCGCACGCCAGTGGGTCATGCAACCGCAATCCGAACAGCGGTGGAGCGTGAGATCGCGGTCGCCCCAGATATACGTGTCTGTCGGCACCGTCTCGATCACGCGTATACGCTCCGGCGAGTCGTAGGCCCAGAGCGTGCCGGTACGGCGGCAGATGGAGCAGTTGCAGCTCTTCACTTCGACCGGTGCGGTGTCGAGCTCGATCCGAACCTTGCCGCAGTGACAGCGTCCTTCAACCATTCGAACCTCCGAATATCGAGCAGGCAATTTTAGCCGCTGCATCGCTCATCGATGTCAGTAGTGATCCGGGGTGGCGAATTATACCTGCACGTGGAAGAGCGTGCCGATACCGGCGGAAATCGCCATCGCCACAATTCCCCAGAAAACCACGCGCAACGTCGCCGTCAACAGTGGCGCACCTCCGGCCTGCGCGCCCAGTGCGCCAAGGCCGGCAAGCGCGGCAAGAGAGATCGCGTAGACCGTGGCCACGACGAACGCGATCGGAGAAAGCAGCGAGGCGACGATCGGAACGGCAGCGCCGACGGCAAAGGATGCCGCGGATGCCAGTGCTGCCTGAATCGGGCGAGCAGTTGTTTCTTCGGTAATGCCGAGCTCGTCACGCGCATGAGCGGCGAGGGCATCCTTGGCCGTGAGCTGGACGGCCACGTCCATTGCCAGTTCGC
This Pirellulales bacterium DNA region includes the following protein-coding sequences:
- a CDS encoding GFA family protein, which produces MVEGRCHCGKVRIELDTAPVEVKSCNCSICRRTGTLWAYDSPERIRVIETVPTDTYIWGDRDLTLHRCSDCGCMTHWRATDPNYDRMGVNARLLAVDVLAAARVIQFDGASMGTPTF
- a CDS encoding VIT family protein, with amino-acid sequence RRLHRERHKIGNTGWLRAAVLGANDGVLSTASLILGVATATHSHGSILIAGVSGLVAGALSMAAGEYVSVSSQADVEKADLAKERQELATDKDAELRELAGIYVKRGLTRELAMDVAVQLTAKDALAAHARDELGITEETTARPIQAALASAASFAVGAAVPIVASLLSPIAFVVATVYAISLAALAGLGALGAQAGGAPLLTATLRVVFWGIVAMAISAGIGTLFHVQV